One Cellulomonas sp. WB94 genomic window, GTCGCCCAGGAGCGAGCCCCCAGACGCGCCTGCGCCCCCACAGCTTGCGCAGCACCACCGCGTCGACACTCTCGACCCCGACGAAAGGCTCGTCCCAGATGCGGGAGTCGTCCGAGACGTCCACGTTGTCGCCGGCCATGAAGTAGCTCGACGCAGGGACGTGCCGGGTCTGGGTGAAGGCGCCCCGCACCCGGGAGCGTCCATCGACGGACTCCCCGTTGACGAACAGCCGTCCGGCCTCGAGCTCGACGAGGTCCCCCGGCAGGCCGACGACGCGCTTGACCATCCGCAGCCCGCCGCGGTGGAACACCACGACGTCACCCCGGCGCGCCCGCACCCCCGCCCGGCCGACCCGCCGCGTGAGCAGCAGGTCGGACGCGCGGTAGGTAGGGGCCATCGATTCGCCGGCCACCCTGACGAGGCGGGTCATGACCGTTGACCTAGTGCGCGTGGCTGAGCTCGTGCCCGTGCTCGTGACCGTGCTCGTGGTGCTCGTGCTCCTCACCCTCGGCGTACGTGAAGAAGCTCACGTACGCGGCGAGGTAGCGCCGGCCGGCCGCGACGTCGTCGACATCGAAGTCCATGACGGCCAGCGCGGCCTGGAAGCGCTCGTGGAGCTCGGCACGGCGCTCCGCGGGAACCATCGGCAGCAGCGCAGCGTCCGAGCCGCGGGCGATGGCCTCGTCGGCGGCCTCGACGACCGGGTCGACCCGGGTACCGACGGGCTGGATGCCGGTGAAACCGACGCCCTCGCCCATCCGGTGGATCCGGACCAACGTCTCGAGGAAGAGTCGGTCGGCCAGCTCGGCGGCATCGGCTCCACGGCTGCGCACCTTCAGCGCCTTCTCGAAGACGTCGCGCAGCTCGGCCTCGCCGTCGGCGGGGATCCACTTCAGCGCATGGTTGATGTTGCCCGTCTCCAGCGCCCTCCGTCCGTCCTTGACGGCCGGGCCCTCGGCGGTGTCGCAGTGGGCGTGCACCGTGGACGGCTTCAGCGCGCCGAGGAGACCGGCGAGACCGGTGATGAGGGTGGTGAACATGGGGGCTCTCCTTCGCTTGAGTTGTCCCCACGCTAGGAAGATCGCCGCCGCGCCGCCTTGACGACGGTCAAGTCCCGTCCGGGTGGTCTCGGTGGACCGCGTGCGCCTGCTAACGCCCGGCGTCTGCCACGAACCGGGCGGCCGCGCCCGCTCGCGCTCCCCGGCCGGTGAGACCGAGCTTGGCGTACACGTTGGACAGGTGCCGCTCGACGGTGCGCACGCTGAGGACGAGCGCGTCGGCGATCTCGTCATTCCCCTGGCCCCGTGCGACCAGCCCGAGGACC contains:
- the lepB gene encoding signal peptidase I, with translation MTRLVRVAGESMAPTYRASDLLLTRRVGRAGVRARRGDVVVFHRGGLRMVKRVVGLPGDLVELEAGRLFVNGESVDGRSRVRGAFTQTRHVPASSYFMAGDNVDVSDDSRIWDEPFVGVESVDAVVLRKLWGRRRVWGLAPGRRAPGPLTRPTGRRTVEVAIPARPSNGRAAP
- a CDS encoding DUF6448 family protein; protein product: MFTTLITGLAGLLGALKPSTVHAHCDTAEGPAVKDGRRALETGNINHALKWIPADGEAELRDVFEKALKVRSRGADAAELADRLFLETLVRIHRMGEGVGFTGIQPVGTRVDPVVEAADEAIARGSDAALLPMVPAERRAELHERFQAALAVMDFDVDDVAAGRRYLAAYVSFFTYAEGEEHEHHEHGHEHGHELSHAH